One Gammaproteobacteria bacterium genomic window carries:
- a CDS encoding hypothetical protein (Evidence 5 : Unknown function) gives MVIATLKALSFIRKISLINDLNIYGLKLIIINMALSIYALVKRKIRPAYPIPFSPSQQRTDAQVSNLQTTLKVKLLLISTGNTTTFRPFDSKESCVTHSHH, from the coding sequence TTGGTTATTGCTACACTTAAAGCGTTGTCGTTTATCAGGAAAATTAGTCTCATAAACGATCTAAACATCTATGGGCTTAAATTAATCATTATCAATATGGCACTTTCCATTTATGCGTTAGTTAAAAGAAAAATACGTCCGGCGTATCCCATACCGTTTTCTCCGTCACAGCAACGCACAGACGCACAGGTTAGTAACCTTCAGACTACTCTCAAAGTGAAATTATTACTTATTTCAACAGGTAATACTACAACTTTTAGACCCTTCGATAGCAAGGAATCTTGCGTAACTCACAGCCATCATTGA